From Engraulis encrasicolus isolate BLACKSEA-1 unplaced genomic scaffold, IST_EnEncr_1.0 scaffold_92_np1212, whole genome shotgun sequence, the proteins below share one genomic window:
- the LOC134445018 gene encoding basic salivary proline-rich protein 4-like, whose product MSSPGNQESQLGQEPADDGQPHRGPALPKVPPSGQSPDSGVSRAASMRSDVSKDKPPHMGEEQRVPPSGRSLDSGVSSAPSMKSDVSRDEPPLMAAQERDPALPRVPPSGRSLDSGVSSTPSMRSDVSKGEPPLMGGEERGPALPRVPPSGRSLDSGVSRAPSMRSDVSRDEPPLMGEKERGPALPRVPQRSGRSLDSGVSSAPSMRSDVSKGEPPLMGEKQRVPPSGRSLDSGVSSAPSMKSDVSKGEPPLMAAQERVPPSGRSLDSGVSSAPSMKSDVSKGEPPLMAAQER is encoded by the exons ATGAGTTCCCCTGGCAACCAGGAGTCCCAGCTGGGACAAGAACCGGCGGATGATGGTCAACCTCACAG GGGCCCTGCACTACCTAAAGTTCCACCTAGTGGTCAGTCACCAGACTCTGGTGTGTCCAGAGCTgcatccatgaggagtgatgtATCAAAAGACAAACCCCCTCATATGGGAGAAGAGCAAAG AGTTCCACCTAGTGGTCGGTCATTAGACTCTGGTGTGTCCAGTGCTCCATCCATGAAGAGTGATGTATCAAGAGACGAACCCCCTCTCATGGCAGCACAGGAGAG GGACCCTGCTTTACCTAGAGTTCCACCTAGTGGTCGCTCTCTAGACTCTGGTGTGTCCAGTactccatccatgaggagtgatgtATCAAAAGGCGAACCACCTCtcatgggaggagaggaaag GGGCCCTGCACTACCTAGAGTTCCACCTAGTGGTCGGTCATTAGACTCTGGTgtgtccagagctccatccatgaggagtgatgtATCAAGAGACGAACCCCCTCTCATGGGAGAAAAGGAAAG GGGCCCTGCTTTACCTAGAGTTCCACAGAGGAGTGGTCGGTCACTAGACTCTGGTGTGTCCAGtgctccatccatgaggagtgatgtATCAAAAGGCGAACCTCCTCTCATGGGAGAAAAGCAAAG AGTTCCACCTAGTGGTCGCTCACTAGACTCTGGTGTGTCCAGTGCTCCATCCATGAAGAGTGATGTATCAAAAGGCGAACCCCCTCTCATGGCAGCACAGGAGAG AGTTCCACCTAGTGGTCGCTCACTAGACTCTGGTGTGTCCAGTGCTCCATCCATGAAGAGTGATGTATCAAAAGGCGAACCCCCTCTCATGGCAGCACAGGAGAGGTGA